Part of the Methanothermobacter sp. MT-2 genome is shown below.
CTGATATGAATCCAATGATTGACTTTCTTGTTATCCTGGCAGTTCTTTTGAAGCTTTTGGACATTATCAGGTATCCTATAGCCCCTCCAAGGAACCATAATAGAAGGAATGAACGGTGCATTAAACCTCCAGCGACTGCTATGACGAAAAATAGGATGAAATTTAATGTTTTGATTGAAGTTGAACGTATACCTGCCTCTGATAATAGATTGGATGCGGCTAGGACGGTGACCCATGATAGGACTGCGAGTGGGCCGAATGGGTGTGTGAATTCTTGGTGTGTGAATAAGGGTAACATTAATAGGATGGTGTCTGCTGTGAATAGAAAAGCGAATAATGTTGTGACTATTGTGCCTAGAAAAAGGACTAGACTTAATGAAACGCCCACGAGGTTGAATAGTAAGATTAAGCCTATGTGGATTATTATCGCGACTTCGATTATGAATTGAAGATTGTTTTTTGCTATTAGCATGTTAACCAGCTTTTTTGCCAAGTTATGTGGATAGTAGGTTTATCAGATAATTGTAGCGGCTTTGTAACCATAGATATATCCTGTCTTCTAGACTTGTGTTTTTTTGGTGATTTTTGGCTAATTTTTTTGCTTTCTGTGAATTTATAATAACCTTTGATATGTCTTCTATCTGTGCATTTGTCAAGTTAATTTTTAGGTTATTCGCGACTTTGATGACTATTTTTTTTATCTTCTGGGGATCATTTATATTTTCAGATTTGTTTTTAACTTCGCTGATTAACTGGGCTATGGTTTCCTTGTCTTCGCCGGTTTCATTGACTAGTCTGGTTTGGAGGTATAGTTCTTCGAGGGATGCTTTTTTAACTTCGTCTGGTATTTGTATTCCCCTGATGGTCTCATAGGATTTGAATATGGCTAGGAGGGCTGTTTCTCCAGTTGATGGTAATGGTGAGGAGACCACCACATAACCTTTTTCTATACCAGCAGATTTTAGACTGTTTGCATACATTTGGGGTGTTACAGCTTTTATTTTGTTCTGATCAACAATGATTGTGAGATTATCATGGTTTAGGTCAACCATTGCACATGAACATACTTGGCTTGAATTGTATATTTTCCCTGTAACATCCTTGGATATCCTATTAACCTCTGACGCCTTTATAACCTTTATATCTTCATCTTTTATGTTTCTATCAGTTTTTGATTGTAGATAATCTATTATAGCCTTTTTATACTCTGGATTGTTATAGGTGGCTTCTCCCATTGTAATGGAAAATCCGGAGATTCCATAGACGATGGATATGGTGAAGATCAGAATCATTGGTAATATATATCTCTTCATTGAAAGTCTACCCCCCTAGCCTAGGAGCACTACTCTACTTTCTTTTGATTCGTCGATTATATCCATGTTAGTTAGTTTGGCGATTTCATCTGCGAATTCATAAACTTCGAAGAATAGTGGCATGTTTTCTATTTCTAATCTTTGACGCGAATATCCAAGATACATGTAGGCTTTCACTTCCACGAAGTCTGGCTGGGCTTTTTTTATAAGGGAGGCGTAGCCGCTTGGATTTGTCATGTTTTTTCCATTGACTGCTGTTATCCTCAGAACTTTCCGACAATTGAAACTTGGAAACAATTCTAAGGATCTGTTCAGACATTCCCATGCATTTTTTGTTTGCGGCCGGCAAATTTTATTGTGGATTTTCTTGGAAGGGGCGTCTAGTGAAATGTAGAGTTGGGTGGGTTCTTCTGAGAGGTTTTCAAGTGCCTTGTGGTTGATTCCATTGGTAACAAGGAATGTTGTGAATTTTCTTTTATGGAATTCTTTGATAAGTTCATTGATCATAGGGTATAGTAGCGGTTCTCCGGCTAGTGATATGGCTGCATTGTTGGGTTTTTGGGCTTCAAGTAATTTTTTCTTGTTAGCTTTTTCGTTTCCGAAGAATCCGCAGAGCAGGTTCCTTTGTGCGTTGATACAATCATCTATTATAGATGCTGGTTCGTCATAGTCTCCTTCCCATGCCGTTTTTGTGGATCTGAGATCTCTCCAACAGAAAAGACACTTTTGTTGGCAGGAGAATATGCTTGGGGACATTTGCAGGCACCTGTGACTTTTAATATCATAAAATTTTTGTTTGTAGCATGTTCCCTCGTCTAATATGCTCTTTTTTGTCCATAGACAAGTCTTCACTGCAGTATGCGCGTTTTCACCAACAAATCTGTAACCCATTTTTTCTAGTCTTTTTATTTTCCCTGATTTTGAAATGAACACATCTATCCACCACTATTATCTTCATAGGCCTGCTTCTTCTCTGCAACCTTTAATTCTAATACTTTCCCTCCTTTTAGAAAAATATTATAAAGTTTATCTATTGTCTATTATTGTATGATTAAAATTTTTTTGGACAAATATTAATTAATATTGTGGATCATGGAAAGATAATAATAGGAGGGCTTATTTAATAGTTCCATGAAAAAATATTGACCTATGAAACAAAGAATTGTGGGAGGCTTTATCCTTGAGATATGATACCCCTATTGTAATACTAAATTTTAAAACTTATATTGAGGCTACTGGTGAGAATGCTTTGGATTTGGCCCGTGTTTGTGAGCAGGTCTCAGATGAGACTGGTGTTAATATTGTAGTCGCTCCACAGCATATGGATCTTTTTAGGGTGGCTCAAAATGTTAAAATACCTGTGGTTGCACAGCATATAGACCCTATAGATGCAGGCGGACATACCGGCAGCATACTCTTAGAATGTGCAAAGGAAGCTGGAGCCTCAGGAACCCTTGTAAATCATTCAGAAAAGAGGATGAAACTTGCAGATATCCAAAAGGTTATTGGGAGGGTTAAAGAAACGGGCCTTATTAGCATAGTTTGTACAAATAATGTGGAGACAAGTGCGGCTGCAGCTGCAATGAACCCTGATTTTGTGGCCGTGGAACCCCCAGAACTTATAGGTTCTGGCATCCCAGTATCTAAGGCAGAGCCTGAAGTAGTCACAGAGACTGTTGATACTGTTAGATCCATAAACCCAAATGTTAAAGTGCTCTGTGGAGCTGGTATATCAACTGGTGAAGATTTTAAGGCGGCCCTAGAACTTGGATCAGAGGGTGTGCTTTTGGCTTCAGGTATTATACTAGCCGATAACCCTCGTGAAGCTCTCCTAGACTTGGTGAGTGACATATAAACCTTGGGGGGGTGAATATTGGATGCCACTAGATTTCAGGACAATAGACGATCTTGAATTGAAAGATAAAACCGTACTTTTAAGGATTGACATAAATTCGCCTGTAGATCCCCATACTGGGAATATACTCGATGATACGCGTTTAAAACTTCATTCAGATACCATAGAGGAACTTGCAAATATGGATGCTAAGGTGGTTATACTAGCCCATCAAAGCAGACCCGGTAAAAAGGATTTCACAACACTCGAAGAACATGCAAAGGTTCTATCAGATATCATAGGACGGCCAGTGAAATATGTGGAGGATATCTTTGGATGCGCTGCCAGAGATGAGATCTCCAAGATGAAAAAAGGTGATATAATACTCCTTGAAAACGTACGTTTTTATTCAGAGGAAATTTTAAAAAGGGAGCCTTCAATCCAAGCAAAAACCCACCTTGTCAGGAAATTATCCCCACTCGTTGATTATTATATCAATGACGCCTTTGCAGCAGCCCACAGATCCCAACCTTCACTTGTAGGTTTCCCAATGAAACTACCATCAGCAGCCGGGAGAATCATGGAAAAAGAACTGAAAGTTCTTTATAGTGCGCTTGAAAATGTTAAAAGGCCCTGTGTCTACGTCCTTGGAGGTGTTAAAGTCGATGACTCCATAAAAGTCATGGCAAACGTCCTAAAAAAAGGCAGCGCAGATCATATACTAACAACCGGTTTCGTGGCTAATGTCTTTTTAAAGGCTGCTAAAATAGATATAGGTAAATGTAATGAGAAACTGATTAAAAAGAGGGGCTATACTAACCTTATAAAGGTGGCCAGAAAGCTTATGAAAAAATTCAATGGTAAAATACTTATACCAGTTGATGTGGCAGTATGCAAAGATGATAAAAGAGTAGAGGTTCCAATTGACGACATCCCTAATCTCCCAATATATGACATTGGCCTTGAAACCATAAAAATTTACGCAGAGAAGATAAGGAGTGCTAAGACCATAGTTGCCAATGGCCCTGCTGGGGTTTTTGAGAATCCAGAATTTAGTATAGGCACTGAAGACCTTCTTAATGCGATTTCATCATCCAATGGGTTTTCTATAATTGGTGGGGGTCATCTAGCCGCGGCGGCGGTTCAAATGGGTTTTGAGGATGGTATGAATCATATAAGTAGTGGTGGTGGTGCTGCGATAAGTCTATTGGCTGGTGAGGAGTTACCGGCTGTTAAGGTTCTTTGTGATTCTGTGAAAAGTTGACCATCATGTTCATTTGGGGGGGGCCGTTTAAAGTATATATTTCTGAACCGTAAAAT
Proteins encoded:
- a CDS encoding oxidoreductase — its product is MFISKSGKIKRLEKMGYRFVGENAHTAVKTCLWTKKSILDEGTCYKQKFYDIKSHRCLQMSPSIFSCQQKCLFCWRDLRSTKTAWEGDYDEPASIIDDCINAQRNLLCGFFGNEKANKKKLLEAQKPNNAAISLAGEPLLYPMINELIKEFHKRKFTTFLVTNGINHKALENLSEEPTQLYISLDAPSKKIHNKICRPQTKNAWECLNRSLELFPSFNCRKVLRITAVNGKNMTNPSGYASLIKKAQPDFVEVKAYMYLGYSRQRLEIENMPLFFEVYEFADEIAKLTNMDIIDESKESRVVLLG
- a CDS encoding triosephosphate isomerase, producing the protein MRYDTPIVILNFKTYIEATGENALDLARVCEQVSDETGVNIVVAPQHMDLFRVAQNVKIPVVAQHIDPIDAGGHTGSILLECAKEAGASGTLVNHSEKRMKLADIQKVIGRVKETGLISIVCTNNVETSAAAAAMNPDFVAVEPPELIGSGIPVSKAEPEVVTETVDTVRSINPNVKVLCGAGISTGEDFKAALELGSEGVLLASGIILADNPREALLDLVSDI
- a CDS encoding phosphoglycerate kinase; translation: MPLDFRTIDDLELKDKTVLLRIDINSPVDPHTGNILDDTRLKLHSDTIEELANMDAKVVILAHQSRPGKKDFTTLEEHAKVLSDIIGRPVKYVEDIFGCAARDEISKMKKGDIILLENVRFYSEEILKREPSIQAKTHLVRKLSPLVDYYINDAFAAAHRSQPSLVGFPMKLPSAAGRIMEKELKVLYSALENVKRPCVYVLGGVKVDDSIKVMANVLKKGSADHILTTGFVANVFLKAAKIDIGKCNEKLIKKRGYTNLIKVARKLMKKFNGKILIPVDVAVCKDDKRVEVPIDDIPNLPIYDIGLETIKIYAEKIRSAKTIVANGPAGVFENPEFSIGTEDLLNAISSSNGFSIIGGGHLAAAAVQMGFEDGMNHISSGGGAAISLLAGEELPAVKVLCDSVKS